In Bacillus sp. Cs-700, one genomic interval encodes:
- a CDS encoding Cof-type HAD-IIB family hydrolase, producing the protein MEKEIKLIALDMDGTLVNHDGEVSEENEAAVQRAKEKGLHVVLSTGRSLPFCRDIAEQLGHSAYLVTVNGGQIYDKELNLVDSTHLDYQLVERLWELKVKHDVYFWSSTTEGVFNTQKPFDREINDYTWLKFGFDIKDDNIRKIITDEVMANEAFEVTNSSPTNLEINPSGVNKAAALMKVCDWLDLSMENVMAVGDSMNDIAMIREAGFGVAMGNAQDRVKEAANWVTKDYTEHGVAHAIDQVLKG; encoded by the coding sequence ATGGAAAAAGAGATCAAACTAATTGCATTAGATATGGATGGCACACTGGTCAATCATGACGGAGAGGTGTCAGAGGAAAACGAAGCTGCTGTTCAACGAGCGAAAGAAAAAGGCCTTCATGTTGTATTAAGTACAGGACGCTCACTACCGTTCTGTCGTGATATCGCAGAACAGCTTGGTCATTCTGCTTACCTGGTTACGGTAAACGGTGGACAGATCTATGATAAAGAATTAAACCTCGTCGACAGCACGCACCTTGATTATCAGCTTGTCGAGCGTTTGTGGGAATTAAAAGTGAAGCATGACGTGTATTTCTGGTCTTCTACAACAGAAGGCGTATTCAATACGCAAAAACCATTTGATCGCGAAATTAATGACTACACGTGGTTGAAATTTGGCTTTGATATTAAAGATGATAATATCCGCAAAATTATTACAGATGAAGTAATGGCGAATGAAGCTTTCGAGGTAACAAATTCAAGTCCAACGAACCTTGAAATTAATCCGTCTGGCGTTAATAAAGCTGCTGCTCTCATGAAAGTTTGTGACTGGCTTGATCTTTCAATGGAAAACGTAATGGCAGTTGGAGATAGCATGAACGACATCGCGATGATCCGCGAAGCTGGCTTCGGCGTTGCCATGGGCAATGCTCAAGACCGCGTCAAAGAAGCAGCGAACTGGGTCACAAAAGACTACACCGAGCACGGCGTTGCTCACGCAATCGATCAAGTGCTGAAGGGGTAA